Part of the Schistocerca cancellata isolate TAMUIC-IGC-003103 chromosome 9, iqSchCanc2.1, whole genome shotgun sequence genome is shown below.
tgaaaagggctttttatggacgacgtgatccaccaaccactctgagggatctacaccgaatcgcagttgaggagtgggacaatctggacaaacagacCTTGATGAACTTCTAGATagtatgcaagaggacgtgctactgggtattagagttaccggtgtgtacagcagtctggaccaccacctcgtcTCGCTGttcggtggtacaacatgcaatgtgtggtcttcaCGAGCAAAAAAAGgccggaaatgacgtttatgttgacctctattccaattttctgtacggatttcggaactctgggaaccgaggagatgtaaaatttgttttgatgtATGTGTATATTTAAAAATCGTGAATTTTAGTACCCCTACAGTAACTGTCTGCTAGTACTAAGTCACACATTTACCAAGTGGGCCTGAAATGCGCCTAGAGTTCTGGAGCcagacacccacacacacacacacacacacacacacacaaacacataaaatatatatTGATATATAGTTCAATAACCTGGTACTCTACGCTGCACAGTGATGATTGGTGGGTGCAATGCTTGCGCAGGTACGAGACGAGCAACGGCATCCGGCAGGAGCAGTTCGGCACGGAGGGTGACGGCGCACGCCTGCGGGGCAGCTTCTCGTGGCAGCCGCCAGATGCGGGCGGCGCCACCTACAGCGTCACCTACGAGGCCGACGAGAACGGCTACCGGCCCAGGGTGTCCTTCGGTAGCGGTCCAGTGGCTGTGCGCCCCACACCGCTGCCACGACCTACAGAACTGCCATTCCTACAGCCTTCTCTGGCCATTGGAAGTAACGCTGCACTTACACTGGTGGGCTGAGCGGCCCGCCAATTCATGTCACAGGACCTTTTAAACTCCCGATATTTCAGCATAAGCTTCTGCACTGACTGTTCAAAATGGTCGAGAAAGTGTGCAACAACTACTGCTGTCAGATTGGACATTGGTAATAGCCATCTAGCAGCAGAAATTTTTGTGCGGTATTGTGATTTCTCAGAGTTAAttggaatttgaagaaacagcatactCCACAAGAAGATAACTTATTAAATTTAttgtataaatgaataaattacattTGTATAGTTTGTACGGCAATGTCTCtcataatagactattttattAACAGTGGCAAAATTTCCACAGTTTGATACTTCCTAGAGGCTTTGTAATGAAGACAGATCTCAAATGACTTCTGTGCACGATATCGTCCAGccagaaatattttttgaatgaCTTTATTTCCCCAAACATCTCACACAGTTTATGTGTGCTCAGCTAGACGTGATAAATCCTCTATCCACAGTCGTAcctgtccaaaaaaaaaaacaaatttatgtttaaatatttgCTAGCTTTGATTATTAAGATGGTGTAGTCATATGAAATTTCTGAAGATAATGTAACTCAAGAACTTGTGGCTGTGAATTATCGCTAAGGTAGCATCATTAACGAGAAAACTAGTTTCATCTCTTCTGTTTTCCTCAAAGAGTGTACTAAAAATAATGACACTATTTCACAATGCTACTCTACTTCAGACAACTATCTGAGCGTGTGCTGCAAGAGCTTTACACAGACATAAAACAGACAAAAGTTATTACacatgtatgttgtatgttaacctgagacctagaaacgacggagaggctccgtcccctccgcagccgcagtggtccacaaccccaccacgactacagcagtccacttccccccttctgccgccccacaccgaacccagggttattgtccggctcggtccccggtggaccccccagggaacgtctcacaccagacaagtgtaacccctatatttgcgttgtagattaatggtggtgtacgcgtacgtggagatcgccgacatagtgtaactgaggcgaaataaggggaaccagccggcattcgccgaggcagatggaaaaccgcctaaaaaccatccacagactggccggttcaccggagttcgacacaaatccgccgcgaGGATTTGTGCCGAGGACCCCCCCTAAGCCACTCTAGAATTATTAGCGGTAATAGATGAGTAACATCCACAATAGCGACCACAAAAAGCTAGAAGGAAAGTAGCTCATCAAGCAAAAAGTGAAATACGTCAACTCTGAGAATCTAACAATTGGTGTATGGTACACAAAATTACGGAACGATTACAGTAGCTTAGAAAATCAAGATAGAACCTTCatagaaaaaagagaaaattttttaACATGAGTTCTTAGCCAAAGCGTGAATATGTGGCTAAGCAGCAGGCTACAAATTTAAATGTTCAGTGTTCAGTCCTGAGTTTCTAACAGGATTTGTTCTTctctcatttattatttcttttatctctggcAGTTGTTTACTTATGTAAAAATGCAAGGTGCAAGGTAGTTCATAATCTACATTAAACATTGAGTGCCCCATAAATGGATAGGCAGGATAGTTCAAACTCGATCAGAGGACCCGGACCATATGAGTAGAGACTTATAGTTTTCAgcttgctttttatgcagttttagcTTCGCTTAGCCAgaaacgaaaatattttgagattatGAAAAATATATGTCAAAAATGATATCgcagacgcaaagaagcttccactACGGAAAACGCGAGATTTTCTTGGGAATGATGAGATGATTGGGGGCAGATTGTACTGAGCTATCACAATTTCttaacagaaacagaagaaaagtacaAGGAGAATAACGAAACAAACCATCGAGGTACTCGATGGAAATCGGTTATAAATGACGACGTCAGTAACTAACAACATCGTTAGAAACGTGCAACACCCATATTATATCCATAAATATCTGTGTAGTTAGAGAGATTAACCACTTTAACTAccaaaacaaataatgaaatcctAAAAGTAATGTCCCATGAGGTTTTCAGTACGAATATAGTTCAACTCAAATCTTTCTGAGTTAGGGTATTATCATGGCTGATCTTGAAGCATAAGAAAGACGGCTGATTATGGTGCAGTTTAGTGTTCAAAGATTGAATAAAGGAAATACGGCAGAAATTATTAACAGAAGCTCTCCGAAAAAACACAGCACCGAAAAACTGACAATATGTTGTAATTagtcataaaaaaggagataaagcataagaaaaactacaaagTGAACAGATTCTCCCTACAtctctgccgcgcggggtagccgtgcggtcaaggGGGCGCCTTGCCattgttcgcgcggctcccccagtctgaggttcgagttctcccttggccatgggtgtgtgttttgtcctcagcataagttaaagttagattaagtactgtgtaagcctaggaaccgatgacctcagcagtttggtcccatagaacttaccacaaatttcgaaatgtCTACATGTGTAAAGTTATCAACTGCTTTTAGAAGAGATGTAATTCTATCGGTCAACAACAGAGGCATTGACGCTAGTTACATTTAAGGTAAGTCATCCGCCCCACTTCCGCAGCCTCACccgccctccccttccccccccccccccccaaacacacacagggACACCCACAGAATGAACGTGCACCTAAGGCTACCGTATGTGGTGCGTTCTAGGACAGGAAGTAACATGATACTTTACCCAAGCATCTTAGGAAAATGTGTGTCATAATTTGATCGACAGCTCTCGCCTGGGGTTGACATTTCATACTATAAAGAAAATGCAAGTTTTTGGAAGTGACAGTCATTCTTACTGTGAGTACGTGAACGACACATTTAGCCTGTTGTTTTAATAGCAGTTTATCCATTATTATCATTTTCAGTACGAATATAATTCAATTCAAATCTTTCTGAGTTAGGGTATTGTCATGGCTGATTTTACATTCTCCTGTAGGTACAATGCAGCCATCTAGTGAGACActaaagtaaaaagaaagaaaggaggaaaaaatattttgaaaatatataatCAAGCTAGTGTGTAGTATCCATTATGAAACTCATGTTATATCTCAATCCACAGAAGTCGAAACACTGACGGAAATATTTTCTACAGAGTAACAGTGTTCAGCTTTTGAGTGACTAAGAAGGTCGATTACAAGAGCATGGTACCCTAGTAAACTACGTAACTGTCAGTTGTTTTATTACAATTTGAATCTTCCAAACTATCCCGTGAGACATGAAACGTtctacaccattaaaagaaagataTAATAAAATAATTCAACAATATATAAACAAGTCTTTTCTGAGTGATCAggcttctaactggtttgatgctgcccgccacgacttTTGTCCCTTATGCCgacatcttcatctcagattagcaatcGTAACCAAAGTCTTCTATTATTTACAGAATCTATTTCAATCTCTGACTTCCTTAccgtttttcccctctacagctccctctagaacgtGGAAACTTTTACCTGTTTTTGATGTCGTAACAGACGCCCTATCATCTTGTCTGTCCGTCGTGTCAGTGTTTCCACGTATACCGTTCCTCGCCTATActttggagaacctcctcattcattacatgAGCAGTATACATAATTTTCAACgtttgtctgtagcaccatatctcagctGCCTTGATTCTCTTCTCTTcatgttttcccacagttcacgtttcactaatactgtgctccaaatgtacattctcaaaaatttcttcctcaaattaaggcctctgtcTGATATTACAAGATTCCTCTTGACCAGGAGTATCCTCATTTTCACAGAGGACAGGAAGGTCATCAACGAATCTTGTTATTGATACCGTTTCACCTTCATTTTTACCATCGCTGTCGaactcttccttttatttccgtcattgcttcttcgctgtatagaCTGAACATTAGGGACAAAAGACTACGTCCGTGCCTTTTTAATCCTAGTacttctttcttggtttttcattcttgttcttcgctcttggttcttgtacatattgtatattacccacctttTCCTAAAGATTGCCCctatattttttctcagaattccgaacatcttgcaccattttacattgtcgacaaTTCCTAgtcaagtgtcttgatttttcgtctgTCTTACTTCCATTACTATCCGCAACCTCAGATTTACCTCTACAGTGCCTTTACCTCTCCCAAGCCGAACGTATGGTCATCTAACAGCTCCTCAGTTTCCTTCTCCTTTCTTCTGCATGTTATTATTTTTAGCGACTTGAGTGCtggagctgttgagctgattatgtgtaaaatatcgcacttgtcgactcttgctaACTTGGGAATTATTTGGgtgatgtttttccggaagtttCATGGTCTATcgacagtctcatacattctaaagCGAAATGTATATAGTgctattgttgccacttcccgaaatgattatagaaattccgatggaatacgATCAGTTTTTTCTGCCTCACTTGATCTTAAGCAGtctagagctcttttaaattctgatcctaattcTAGATCCCCGATCCCTTTCCTGTCGACCCCTGTTTCTTTTTCCATCATGTCATCAGGTAAGACCTTCCTCTCAAAAAGGGCCTAACGTACTTTTCCAAGTATCCGTTCTCTATTCTGCACTTAACCCTAAAATTTCCATCACACCCATCGCGCTCTTAATGGTACTGCCCTTGTATTTACTTTCACCAAACGTAGTTCTGACTACTCTATACGTTGAGTCAGTCTCTACGGCAATCATTTCGTTTTCTGTTTATTCATATTTTTcatcagccatttcgccttagctacaCGGCACTTCCTGCGtatttcactcctaagtgacttgtatttctgtagtcctgaatgttcctaaacatttttgtacttccttctttcgtcgatcaactgaaataccTCTTCTAATAACCTCAGTTACTTTGCATTTACCTTCCTTGTGCCTATTTTTATCTCCCCAGCTTCTGCAGTTCTCTGTATAGGGATGTcaattcctctttaactgaactgccgactgagctattcattatcatagTATCTGAAATGCCACCTTTCAGAGTGCGGCTTAACCATATACACATCCAACAACATTTCAAAGGGAACAACAGTTTGTATAGGAACAACAGTCATAAGATGAAACATGATTGATCTTTTACCAAATTATAGCGCTCTGTAGGCAGGTCCATAAGCTGGAAACCTTTAATGTCAAATTATAAGCAAAAGTTATTATCATATAAACTACAGACCGTATATATTTTAACGAAGAGTACATCTTGAGAGAACAATAACGGGTGCAAATAagttaagtacaattttccattaccaTTGTCAAGGTTAGTCGCCGTTGCTAAATTTAAAATCCAATGACTGAAaaagcaaatttaatatttttcacagcgtcttttttgttttctttttactttacAGCTCTACTTCGCGCAAGACCGATCACAGTTAAGAGTGCATAGCCAGAATGTTCGGCAAAGTTAAATCCCATAATCACGAGGTTTAAGCCACGCAGTGCAGATTATATGCTCCTCCTCTTACAGGTTTTAACTGGTAACACCAAACGCAATAGACACAACCCAACAGGACTATGACCTGACAAAATAAGAACTAGCTGAAAACAATCTCTGTGCATCTAGGCAAGAGAAAATCAGCAGTTACGTGAAAGAGTTAATAGTTTACAATTACGTAAGTTAGCGAGTGGCGATCTCCACTGACCGCTTATGCATTTAGAATGAGGAATACAGCAGTTACATGAAACAGTCAACAGGTTTGAATTAAGTAACATGGAGAGCAGCGACCTCCTCGGCGAagatcaggtggcttgcggagcatggatgtagatgtagatgcagaagatggTACCGGCCGGCAAGGCGTGTAGAAGCACAGCTGCGAAGGCATTACGGTCCAATAGTCCCATAGGGCAACATACCACACTGTCCGTGACGCTGGAAGAGACTAAAGGCGTGTCTAATCTGGGACACCACTGCACGCTCAACACTGCCGCAGTTACAGCATTCAGCTCTGTGGGTATCACAAAAGAttgaataacagaaaaataattccACTAATACTCCCGAGACTGGACTATGAAGCCAACACAGCCAGAAATTTGCAACTCATCTCAGCGTCTCTCGGATTTACAAAGTCATCGGGAGCGAGACAGGCAGGGTAGTGAGACCTCTACATGGCCGGAACAACCGTGGTCACTTGGAAAAGTTCGATCTGCCGTTTCAGACAAGAATGAGCTACC
Proteins encoded:
- the LOC126101294 gene encoding endocuticle structural glycoprotein SgAbd-5-like; this encodes MAVRRILLVTAFLNAVLAAPQLNPRDATIIVLENDFNGVEPWHWRYETSNGIRQEQFGTEGDGARLRGSFSWQPPDAGGATYSVTYEADENGYRPRVSFGSGPVAVRPTPLPRPTELPFLQPSLAIGSNAALTLVG